From the Candidatus Brocadia sp. genome, the window TCCTGGGAAATTCCTAACATTCCATGAAATTTTATGTTAATATACATGAGAAAAATATAGTTTTATAAATCGTTCATTATCATTTTCGTAGCAGTTTAACTCACTGCAGAGATGTTAAGGATGAGAAGAATAAACTTTAAAAAAGAAAGATAAAAATACATGAAATTTAGTGAACTTGGCCTTCCCTCAAACATCCTCAAAGCGCTTGAGAAGATGGGGTATGATGAAATGACCCCTATTCAGGAGGCGACGTATCCGGTAATTTTCGCAGGGCAGGATCTTTGTGCTCTTGCTGAGACCGGATCGGGAAAGACAGCCGCCTGTGCGATCCCGCTTATTCAGAAAGTCGATCCTGCCCTTAACGTGATTCAGGGACTTGTGCTCGTCCCGACGCGTGAATTGTGTATGCAGTATGTGGCGGAAATCCAGAAGATCGC encodes:
- a CDS encoding DEAD/DEAH box helicase, whose translation is MKFSELGLPSNILKALEKMGYDEMTPIQEATYPVIFAGQDLCALAETGSGKTAACAIPLIQKVDPALNVIQGLVLVPTRELCMQYVAEIQKIASQTAVIPYAVYGGFDKQTQIARIKQGVHILVATPGRLID